CGACATTGAAAGAAATAAATGGGTCATTATAATAGATTTAGCCATAGCATATCACAACAACAAAAATGGTCAATTGATTTCAAATAGCTGCAAATTTAACCTTTTTTAGCTTACCTTTGCGCCCTATTTGGTTTATTTGTTACTAGCAAAATGGGTCATTTTAAACCTAAATAATTCGTAGCCTCAAAACAAACTCCAATTAACAAAAAAATCATGCAAGTTTTAGAAAAAACAATGGTCTTATCTGATAGAATCATCAACATGGCAGAGTCTGCCACCCTCAAAATGGCTGCTCTTGCACGTCAATTGACACAACAGGGAAAAGACGTAATCAATCTGAGTATTGGAGAGCCTGACTTTGGCACACCAGAACACATCAAAGAAGCTGCAATTCAGGCTATTAAGGAAGGTTATTCCCATTATACGCCTGTGCCTGGTTATTTAGACCTTAGAGAAGCAATTGTCCATAAATTGAAGCGTGACAATAATTTAGATTTTACTCCAAATCAAATTATTGTTTCAACAGGGGCAAAACAATCGTTGGCAAACGTGATATTAAGTATTGTAAACCCTGGTGAAGAAGTGATTATGCCCATTCCTTATTGGGTCAGTTATGCTGCACAAGTAGAATTGGCAGAAGGTGTTTTGGTAGAAGTACCTACGTACATTGAGAACCAATTCAAAATCACACCTGATGATTTAGAAAAAGCGATAACTTCCAAAACCAAACTTTTTGTATTTTCTTCTCCCTGCAACCCAACAGGTTCTATTTACACCAAAGACGAACTACAAGCATTGGCAGAAGTTTTTGCAAGACACGAACAGGTTTATATCATTTCCGATGAAATCTACGAACACATCACCTTTGAAGGCAGTCACGAAAGCATTGCTCAATTTGATTTTATCAAAGATAGAGTAATCGTTGTCAATGGTTTGTCTAAAGGATTCGCCATGACAGGCTGGAGATTAGGCTACATTGCAGCACCGCTCGAAATTGCACAAGCTTGCGACAAAATGCAAGGACAGTTTACTTCTGGCACTTGCGGCATCACACAACGTGCTGCTATTGCAGCCTTGACAGGTACATTGGAGCCAACTTATGCAATGCGAGACCAATTCAAAATACGCAGAAAGTTGGTGTTGGATGCATTGCAGGAAATTCTAGGTGTTAAAACTTATACACCAAGCGGT
The Chitinophagales bacterium genome window above contains:
- a CDS encoding pyridoxal phosphate-dependent aminotransferase, yielding MQVLEKTMVLSDRIINMAESATLKMAALARQLTQQGKDVINLSIGEPDFGTPEHIKEAAIQAIKEGYSHYTPVPGYLDLREAIVHKLKRDNNLDFTPNQIIVSTGAKQSLANVILSIVNPGEEVIMPIPYWVSYAAQVELAEGVLVEVPTYIENQFKITPDDLEKAITSKTKLFVFSSPCNPTGSIYTKDELQALAEVFARHEQVYIISDEIYEHITFEGSHESIAQFDFIKDRVIVVNGLSKGFAMTGWRLGYIAAPLEIAQACDKMQGQFTSGTCGITQRAAIAALTGTLEPTYAMRDQFKIRRKLVLDALQEILGVKTYTPSGAFYVFPDVSYYLGKSEGKTNIETVDDLCMYLLDDCQVSVVTGAAFGNDQCIRISYAASNEQLIEAMQRIKGSLAKLA